A single Mercenaria mercenaria strain notata chromosome 9, MADL_Memer_1, whole genome shotgun sequence DNA region contains:
- the LOC123547051 gene encoding ras-related protein Rab-11A-like, translating into MYARKTDFKIVIIGDSFIGKTALLKKFIGKIDIGRSIFESHEVEKDGEKILLEIHDTKGQERYRSLTSSFYRGAQGCLVCFNVMSNSSFDGLKHWMDDVRECVREDIPKILVGINRNNGYKQPLDHSQKISRDKIDAFCELHKLHYIEIDLNDVKRISDCFETLTDMMVKERRRRTSDIGGDMDIVHFPRPREEKKEQDCGC; encoded by the exons ATGTACGCGAGAAAAACAGATTTCAAGATAGTCATCATAGGTGACAGTTTCATTGGCAAGACAGCACTGCTAAAGAAGTTCATCGGAAAAATTGACATTGGCAGGTCAATATTTGAGTCACATGAGGTAGAAAAAGATGGAGAGAAAATCTTGCTGGAGATTCATGATACCAAgg GTCAAGAGCGATATCGGAGTCTAACATCATCCTTCTATAGGGGCGCACAGGGGTGTCTCGTGTGTTTCAATGTCATGAGCAACTCTTCGTTCGATGGGCTAAAACACTG GATGGATGATGTCAGAGAATGCGTGCGTGAAGACATTCCAAAAATACTGGTAGGAATAAATCGAAACAATGGCTACAAACAGCCTTTGGATCATTCTCAAAAAATTTCAAGAGACAAAATAGATGCGTTTTGTGAATTGCATAAACTACATTACATAGAAATTGATCTGAATGATGTTAAACGTATATCAGACTGCTTTGAAACACTTACTGATATGATGGTTAAAGAAAGACGTAGGAGAACAAGTGACATAGGAGGAGATATGGACATTGTTCATTTTCCCAGACCGAGAGAGGAAAAGAAAGAACAGGATTGCGGTTGTTGA